A genomic stretch from Aedes albopictus strain Foshan chromosome 2, AalbF5, whole genome shotgun sequence includes:
- the LOC109414483 gene encoding uncharacterized protein LOC109414483, producing MYKLACTICSIIITAGTVAAENEYFPGLRRAKPNPVGPSQWVPPNDAREAPEFLKTINEIIEERARQRFLEHWQRLQLNRNILQRTESAGPAFTYQSSPPKHPANPNDPIDFAVGPSDSRFYDRTVNIDTDNAYASNNLGSDQMSEHELIMNQNPNRNLPPSPQDIKPKLPIHFNQQSLDNKLRHREQIFDENLLPQRVNGVIQRPVEMDGAVAMYIVALIGGISAAVTVGLISVGIGWYTLNKKAKAAADVDYPAYGVTGPNKDSSPTGDRRLAQSAQMYHYQHQKQQIIAMENHNNIDKNGIHSDAESEDDNEEGDYTVYECPGLAPTGEMEVKNPLFLEDPTITPGTNQVSIGATTTPTKITIDENCSDEKQVNSKK from the exons GTTTACGCAGAGCAAAGCCTAACCCAGTAGGACCATCACAGTGGGTGCCACCTAACG ATGCTCGAGAAGCTCCTGAGTTTTTGAAAACTATAAACGAAATAATTGAGGAACGAGCCCGCCAGCGTTTTCTGGAGCACTGGCAACGACTTCAGCTGAATAGAAACATTCTGCAAAGAACTGAGTCAGCAGGTCCAGCATTTACCTATCAATCGTCACCACCAAAACATCCCGCAAACCCGAATGATCCGATCGATTTTGCCGTGGGTCCTAGCGATTCTCGTTTCTATGATCGTACAGTGAACATTGACACGGATAATGCGTACGCTAGCAACAATTTAGGCTCTGATCAAATGTCCGAACACGAGCTCATTATGAATCAAAATCCCAATAGAAACCTTCCGCCTTCGCCTCAGGACATTAAACCGAAGCTCCCGATCCATTTCAACCAACAATCTCTAGACAATAAACTGCGGCATAGGGAGCAGATATTCGATGAAAATTTGTTACCGCAACGCGTGAATGGAGTAATTCAAAGACCAGTGGAAATGGATGGTGCCGTAGCAATGTACATTGTAGCTTTGATTGGAGGCATTAGCGCTGCCGTTACGGTCGGCTTGATATCCGTTGGCATTGGATGGTATAC GCTCAACAAAAAGGCGAAAGCGGCCGCCGATGTAGACTATCCGGCATACGGTGTGACAGGTCCGAATAAGGATTCTTCGCCGACTGGCGACAGGAGGCTTGCTCAGAGTGCTCAAATGTACCATTATCAGCACCAGAAGCAGCAAATAATTGCTATGGAAAATCATAACAATATAGACAAAAATGGCATCCATTCTGATGCTGAAAGCGAAGATGACAATGAGGAAGGAGACTATACGGTCTATGAATGCCCTGGATTGGCACCG ACTGGTGAAATGGAAGTGAAGAATCCACTATTTCTTGAAGACCCAACCATAACGCCTGGCACTAATCAAGTATCTATCGGAGCAACTACCACACCGACCAAAATTACAATAGACGAAAATTGTTCAGACGAGAAACAAGTTAATTCGAAAAAATAA